From Vitis vinifera cultivar Pinot Noir 40024 chromosome 5, ASM3070453v1, the proteins below share one genomic window:
- the LOC100245147 gene encoding cyclin-dependent kinase inhibitor 5, translated as MGKYMRKAKARGEVAVMEVSQPCLGVRTRAKTLALERLQKSRPRPSPPQSPPQQQASSSSYLQLRSRRLLKPPILVSNSKKHKQNLKEVDVENPNPKVKARASSRLRVGSVRCGSVGSVSLGCLSGEDGVQSPAVDLLKLGKEEQILEDNNANDLGIEASFGENVLDFEARDRSTRETTPCSLIRDPETIRTPGSTTKPASSSGINRRMDNSRQGHVPTTQEMDQFFQSAEEEQQRVFTDKYNFDPVNDKPLSGRFEWVKLNR; from the exons ATGGGAAAGTATATGAGAAAAGCCAAGGCAAGAGGTGAGGTTGCGGTTATGGAGGTTTCGCAACCATGTCTAGGGGTTCGCACCCGGGCAAAGACCCTAGCTTTGGAGCGCCTTCAAAAATCGAGGCCACGGCCGTCTCCTCCACAATCGCCGCCGCAACAGCAGGCAAGCTCTAGCTCCTATCTCCAGCTGCGGAGCCGGCGACTTCTGAAGCCACCGATACTCGTCAGCAATTCAAAGAAACACAAACAGAACTTGAAAGAAGTTGATGtggaaaaccctaaccctaaagtGAAGGCCAGAGCGAGTTCGAGGTTGAGAGTAGGTTCGGTCAGGTGTGGGTCTGTTGGGTCGGTGTCGCTTGGGTGTTTGAGCGGCGAGGATGGTGTTCAGTCGCCGGCGGTGGATTTGTTGAAGTTGGGCAAAGAAGAACAGATTTTAGAGGACAACAACGCGAACGACTTGGGTATAGAGGCTTCATTTGGAGAAAACGTTTTGGATTTTGAAGCGAGAGATAG GAGCACTAGGGAAACCACACCTTGCAGTTTGATAAGAGATCCAGAAACCATAAGAACCCCTGGTTCTACTACTAAGCCTGCCAGCTCGTCTGGCATTAACAGGAGGATGGATAACTCGAGGCAAGGACATGTCCCAACAACACAAGAAATGGACCAATTTTTTCAAAGTGCAGAAGAAGAGCAGCAAAGAGTATTTACTGATAA GTATAACTTTGACCCCGTGAATGATAAGCCGCTCTCTGGACGATTTGAATGGGTGAAATTGAATCGTTAG